TTCGTAGAAAAAACAGGGTGTGATGCACTGGCGGTTGCCGTTGGAAATGCCCATGGTCCTTACGTAAAAACACCGAATCTGGACTTTCAGAGAATCGCAGAGCTTCGCGCGGCAGTTTCTGTTCCATTGGTATTACATGGCTGCTCTGACATCCCCGAAGAGCAGATTCGGGAAGCTGTTAATCTCGGAATGAGTAAGTTTAACATTGCTACCGAATATTTCCGAGCCATGTATAGGAGTTTTGAGAATACAATTGTTAATGGTAATGTGAAGGATAATGGGATTGGTCTGTTAGAAGCAGCAAAGGAAGATATGATTGCTTTTGTTGTAGATAAGATCAGACTGCTTAATCCAAATAAGTTCTCATTATAAGTGAGTAATAAGTAAATGCCGTCAGCAGAGAAATTGGCTGACGGCATAAAATTAGAATTTAAACGCTACTTTTAAATCCCCTTTCTTCCCCGAAGCAAGATCAAAAGCTTCTTCCCATTGCTCAAGATCGAACATATGTGTAACGACTCCGTCAGTTTTCAAGCTTTCATTTGCAATATTTTCAATGACAAACGGGAAGCAATAGGGACTGAGATGCGAACCAAGCACATCCAATTCCTTACGATCGCCAATAATTGACCAGTCGACTTTTGTCTCTTCTCCGAATACACTGAACTCAACGAAACGACCTAACTTTCGAACCATACTCAACCCCTGCTTAACGCTGGATGGGTGGCCCGTTGCCTCAATATATATATCACAGCCATATCCATCAGTTAAATCAAGGATTTTTTGCACTACATCTTCTTTTCCGGGATTCATCACAATATCCGCACCGAACTCTTTAGCCTTTTCCAGGCGGTCATTTTTCATATCGAGAACGATCAATTTGTCCGGGTTCTTCATTCGGGCATACGTAACCATCCCCAATCCTAAAGTCCCTGCTCCGGAAATAACAACCACATCATCACATTGGATTTGTGACCGGTCGACTGCATGCTTAGAACAGCCGTAAGGCTCAATTAACAAGGCTTTCTCCAACGGCATGTCTTCCGGAACCCGGGAGATTACTGCAGTTTTGGGATATCGTACATATTCAGCCATTCCTCCGTTATTGTCGGACTGAAAGCCAAATGTATTGTGAGGCTGACACATCCAGTAATGACCATTCCTGCAGAACCTGCATTTTCCACAAGGTACAATCTGATCGGCAGTAATACGGTCACCATATTTATATTCTGTTACGTTAGCCCCTGTTTCAACCACACGCCCAAGAAACTCATGTCCTGGAATAAATGGAGGTTTAACCCATTCCGGCTGTGATTTATCCCCCCAGAACATTGCAGCACCGTGATAACATTTTAAATCACCGGCGCATATACCACATGCTTCCGTCTTTATGATGATATCATCCGGGCCGCAAGCAGGAACAGAGTACTCCCTTTCAAGCTTATAATCGTCTTTACTGTAAGCAACGAGTGCTTTCATTGTTTTTGGTATTGCCATTTTTAGACCTTCTCCTTTCAGAAATTAAGTTATATGGATAAAATAGCCTGATCCTCCTTTAATAAAGCAACGACGTCATCGACGGGTACCTGGGCCGGTAATATGCCCTGATCCACGGAAAGGGAAGCGCACACACCGGCAGCTTCACCAAGAGCCATACAGGTAGGCATAATGCGTACACTTCCTAAGGATGGGGCGTCCATGGAAATACAGCGGCCGCTGAGAAGAAGGCCGTCAATCTCATCACTGATCAGACAGCCCAGAGGAATTCCATAGGGCCCTTCCAGATCCCGTAATATCGTGGAATCATTCACACTGCTGTGAATATCAACTTTGTAGGAGCCCAGGGCTATGGTATCCTCAGGGATGTGTCCTCTTACGACATCATCAATGGCCAGACGTTTTTTACCGGAGAAGCGCCTGGTCTCCCGGATTCCGAGACTGGGATTGATGGAAGAAATATAACAGTTCTGAAATCCTGGAATTTTATCCTTGAGAAGCTCTACCAATTGAGTAATCTGCTTCATCCCCTCAATTTCACCACGCGTCAGATCGTGAGGATCCGAACCATCACAACGATAGATACGGGTAGTGTTGACATAGATCTGCCCTAGATTCATGGAATTGATGTAAATTAAGGTATCCCGGTTCAACGGATTGCATCCTTCTTCATTGAGAACCTTAAGGCGGTTGCGTAAACCAAGAAAAACATAACTGCGGTGACTTCTGAAATAGGGGACGTCATAGCCCTGAGATACCTGCATGGATTCGGCAGGCTGCAGATCCTCCGG
The window above is part of the Novisyntrophococcus fermenticellae genome. Proteins encoded here:
- a CDS encoding alcohol dehydrogenase catalytic domain-containing protein; translation: MAIPKTMKALVAYSKDDYKLEREYSVPACGPDDIIIKTEACGICAGDLKCYHGAAMFWGDKSQPEWVKPPFIPGHEFLGRVVETGANVTEYKYGDRITADQIVPCGKCRFCRNGHYWMCQPHNTFGFQSDNNGGMAEYVRYPKTAVISRVPEDMPLEKALLIEPYGCSKHAVDRSQIQCDDVVVISGAGTLGLGMVTYARMKNPDKLIVLDMKNDRLEKAKEFGADIVMNPGKEDVVQKILDLTDGYGCDIYIEATGHPSSVKQGLSMVRKLGRFVEFSVFGEETKVDWSIIGDRKELDVLGSHLSPYCFPFVIENIANESLKTDGVVTHMFDLEQWEEAFDLASGKKGDLKVAFKF
- a CDS encoding FAD-dependent oxidoreductase; this translates as MNLQNFHYDVAVVGGGPSGLAAALSAARHGAKVIILERNGYLGGNAVTGLPFLGFLDKQGRQVVGGIAQEMIDSLIEIGRCAGHNRCPLHNSVTVLDPEYFKIIAMDKCREAGIDILFHCELVDVNVVNRQMTQVSVMGKGMRIDITASVFIDATGDGDAAFLAGCSFEKGQKETGLMQPPTLMFSLCGYNEEEFFHYLEQHPEDLQPAESMQVSQGYDVPYFRSHRSYVFLGLRNRLKVLNEEGCNPLNRDTLIYINSMNLGQIYVNTTRIYRCDGSDPHDLTRGEIEGMKQITQLVELLKDKIPGFQNCYISSINPSLGIRETRRFSGKKRLAIDDVVRGHIPEDTIALGSYKVDIHSSVNDSTILRDLEGPYGIPLGCLISDEIDGLLLSGRCISMDAPSLGSVRIMPTCMALGEAAGVCASLSVDQGILPAQVPVDDVVALLKEDQAILSI